A genomic segment from Rahnella aceris encodes:
- the infA gene encoding translation initiation factor IF-1 encodes MAKEDNIEMQGTVLDTLPNTMFRVELENGHVVTAHISGKMRKNYIRILTGDKVTVELTPYDLSKGRIVFRSR; translated from the coding sequence ATGGCCAAAGAAGACAACATTGAAATGCAAGGCACCGTACTTGATACGCTGCCAAACACTATGTTCCGTGTAGAATTAGAAAACGGACACGTAGTTACCGCTCACATCTCCGGTAAAATGCGTAAGAACTACATCCGCATCCTGACGGGCGACAAAGTCACTGTAGAGCTGACCCCGTACGACCTGAGCAAAGGCCGCATTGTCTTCCGTAGCCGTTAA
- a CDS encoding DNA translocase FtsK 4TM domain-containing protein has translation MSQEYTEDKEVTLKKLSNGRRLLEALLVVVAIFAAYLMAALVSFNPSDPSWSQTAWHGPIHNWGGGVGAWMADTLFFIFGVFGYAIPPIILCLCWAAFRQRDKQDFVDYFALSLRLIGTLALIVTSCGLAAVNVDDLYYFASGGVIGSLLSTAMTPYFNNVGATLVLLCVWAAGLTLFTGWSWLTIAEKIGGAVLGVTNIVTNRSRRDDDYDYDEEDDPLLEDDDAKPAAKVAPAVAAAAAPATAEASEADEDDVLFSAPSVNEPVAQASSEATAPAASAAVAEPVQAADPYAAEPPVANISPQPAPATAIPPLYNFEIPEETPVPRHPQPVQQSPSPAPVERREEDGPSLGNWQTAVEHSRSPFDFSSAVPDAAQAASVAATAALATGLAQAGQSTASSAGNTFMPAFSAVSDENPQVKKGFGPELPRPNPVRIPTRRELASYGIKLPSQRMAEQQEQAQSATHSDPQIQADVEALQEAALQQAFAAQQQERYGDAVTENEPDEETALQEAELRNAFAAREQARYQQDVEPLSGVVQHHHSQNQQTELPAVADDFAAAAMKLSQHDAFSFSPMADLVDDTPSEPLFTLPAQAEEEPQPATFAQQPYQRATSSEPVQHAQEYEAPRQSSPSAQPDMDSLIHPFLMRNEQPLVKPTTPLPSLDLLTSPPAEAEPVDEFALEQMGNLIEARLNDYRIKADVVGKLPGPVITRFELDLAPGVKAARISNLSRDLARSLSAVAVRVVEVIPGKPYVGLELPNKKRQTVYLREVLDCAKFKESTSPLTIVLGKDISGEPVIADLAKMPHLLVAGTTGSGKSVGVNAMILSMLYKSKPEDVRFIMIDPKMLELSVYEGIPHLLTEVVTDMKDAANALRWCVGEMERRYKLMSALGVRNLAGYNERVLEAEAMGRPIPDPFWKPGDGMAAEPPYLQKEPFIVVLVDEFADLMMTVGKKVEELIARLAQKARAAGIHLVLATQRPSVDVITGLIKANIPTRIAFTVSSKIDSRTILDQGGAESLLGMGDMLYMAPNSSIPVRVHGAFVRDQEVHAVVQDWKARGRPKYIESIVSGGEDGEGGGLGLDGDEELDALFDQAVAFVVDKRRASISGVQRQFRIGYNRAARIVEQMEAQGIVSTPGHNGNREVLAPPSHE, from the coding sequence TTGAGCCAGGAATATACAGAAGATAAAGAAGTTACCCTGAAAAAACTGAGCAATGGCCGCCGTCTTCTGGAGGCTTTGCTGGTTGTGGTAGCGATTTTTGCTGCTTATTTAATGGCGGCATTGGTGAGTTTTAACCCCTCTGATCCAAGCTGGTCTCAGACAGCCTGGCATGGGCCAATTCATAACTGGGGCGGTGGTGTAGGTGCATGGATGGCCGACACGCTGTTCTTCATCTTTGGCGTATTTGGTTACGCTATTCCACCTATTATTCTGTGTCTCTGCTGGGCGGCTTTCCGTCAGCGGGATAAACAGGATTTCGTCGATTATTTTGCCCTTTCGCTGCGCCTTATTGGCACGCTGGCGCTCATTGTCACGTCTTGTGGTCTTGCAGCCGTCAACGTTGATGACCTGTATTACTTCGCTTCCGGCGGTGTAATCGGCAGTTTGCTCAGTACCGCGATGACACCTTACTTTAATAATGTGGGGGCGACTCTGGTGCTGTTATGCGTCTGGGCTGCTGGCCTGACCTTATTTACCGGCTGGTCCTGGTTGACGATCGCCGAAAAGATCGGTGGTGCCGTGCTGGGTGTAACAAATATCGTGACCAACCGGTCCCGTCGTGACGATGATTATGATTACGACGAGGAGGACGATCCGCTACTGGAAGACGATGACGCAAAACCGGCTGCTAAAGTCGCGCCGGCCGTCGCTGCTGCAGCGGCTCCTGCAACTGCCGAAGCTTCCGAAGCTGATGAAGATGACGTGCTGTTCTCTGCGCCTTCGGTGAATGAACCTGTAGCGCAGGCATCTTCTGAGGCTACCGCACCTGCTGCGAGCGCGGCTGTTGCTGAACCGGTACAGGCAGCGGATCCTTATGCTGCTGAGCCGCCGGTTGCTAATATTTCACCGCAGCCAGCACCGGCAACGGCCATTCCGCCGTTATACAATTTCGAGATCCCGGAAGAAACACCAGTTCCGCGCCATCCGCAGCCCGTTCAGCAATCGCCTTCACCAGCACCAGTTGAGCGCAGAGAGGAAGATGGTCCAAGTCTGGGCAACTGGCAAACTGCCGTGGAGCATTCCCGTTCTCCGTTTGATTTCAGTTCAGCAGTGCCTGATGCCGCTCAGGCGGCCAGCGTGGCGGCCACCGCAGCACTGGCGACCGGCCTTGCACAGGCAGGGCAGTCCACGGCATCTTCCGCTGGTAACACCTTTATGCCGGCCTTCAGTGCTGTGAGCGATGAAAATCCACAGGTGAAAAAAGGCTTTGGCCCTGAGTTGCCGCGTCCTAATCCGGTGCGTATACCTACACGCCGTGAGCTGGCCTCGTATGGCATCAAGCTGCCTTCTCAGCGTATGGCAGAACAGCAGGAACAGGCACAGTCTGCGACGCATAGCGATCCACAGATCCAGGCAGACGTAGAAGCGCTACAGGAAGCAGCATTGCAGCAGGCGTTTGCCGCTCAGCAACAAGAGCGCTATGGCGATGCGGTCACTGAAAATGAACCTGATGAAGAAACTGCCTTGCAGGAAGCCGAATTGCGCAATGCGTTTGCTGCGCGTGAGCAGGCCCGCTATCAGCAGGATGTCGAACCGCTAAGCGGCGTGGTACAGCATCATCATTCACAAAATCAGCAGACTGAATTACCGGCTGTTGCTGATGATTTTGCCGCTGCGGCCATGAAACTCAGCCAGCATGATGCATTCAGCTTCTCACCAATGGCTGACCTGGTGGACGATACGCCTTCTGAACCGCTGTTTACATTGCCGGCACAAGCGGAAGAAGAACCGCAGCCTGCAACGTTTGCACAACAACCTTATCAGCGCGCTACGTCTTCTGAGCCCGTACAGCATGCGCAGGAATATGAGGCTCCACGACAGTCTTCGCCATCGGCGCAGCCTGATATGGATAGCCTGATCCATCCGTTCCTTATGCGTAATGAACAGCCGCTGGTGAAACCGACCACACCGCTGCCATCACTGGATTTGCTGACCTCACCGCCGGCTGAAGCTGAGCCTGTGGATGAGTTCGCGCTGGAACAGATGGGAAATCTGATCGAAGCGCGTCTGAATGATTACCGCATTAAAGCCGATGTCGTGGGGAAATTGCCGGGGCCGGTGATTACCCGTTTCGAACTGGATCTGGCGCCGGGCGTGAAAGCTGCACGTATTTCTAACCTTTCGCGTGACCTTGCCCGTTCATTGTCTGCGGTTGCGGTGCGTGTTGTGGAAGTGATCCCGGGCAAACCGTATGTCGGCCTGGAATTACCAAACAAGAAGCGCCAGACGGTATATCTGCGCGAAGTGCTGGACTGTGCGAAATTTAAAGAAAGTACGTCGCCGCTGACAATTGTGCTGGGTAAAGATATTTCAGGTGAGCCGGTTATCGCCGATCTGGCGAAAATGCCTCACTTGCTGGTGGCCGGTACGACCGGTTCCGGTAAGTCCGTCGGCGTTAACGCCATGATTCTGAGTATGCTGTACAAGTCTAAACCTGAAGATGTGCGCTTCATTATGATCGACCCGAAAATGCTCGAATTGTCGGTGTATGAAGGTATTCCACATCTGCTGACCGAAGTCGTTACTGACATGAAAGATGCAGCCAATGCGCTGCGCTGGTGTGTCGGTGAAATGGAACGTCGCTATAAACTGATGTCGGCGCTGGGTGTGCGTAACCTTGCCGGTTACAATGAACGTGTTCTGGAAGCGGAGGCGATGGGACGTCCCATTCCTGATCCGTTCTGGAAGCCGGGCGATGGCATGGCTGCTGAGCCGCCGTATCTGCAGAAAGAACCGTTTATCGTGGTGCTGGTCGATGAGTTTGCTGACCTGATGATGACCGTCGGTAAAAAAGTTGAAGAGCTGATTGCGCGCCTGGCCCAGAAAGCCCGTGCGGCAGGTATTCACCTGGTTCTGGCGACTCAGCGTCCTTCTGTCGATGTTATTACCGGTCTGATTAAAGCCAACATTCCGACCCGAATTGCCTTTACAGTTTCGAGTAAAATTGACTCCCGCACCATTCTGGATCAGGGCGGCGCAGAATCACTGCTGGGGATGGGGGACATGCTGTATATGGCACCAAACTCCTCGATTCCGGTGCGTGTTCACGGTGCTTTTGTCCGTGATCAGGAAGTGCATGCGGTGGTTCAGGACTGGAAAGCGCGCGGTCGTCCAAAATACATCGAAAGCATTGTTTCCGGTGGTGAAGATGGTGAGGGTGGCGGTTTAGGGCTGGACGGTGATGAAGAGCTCGATGCGCTGTTTGATCAGGCGGTTGCGTTCGTAGTCGATAAACGCCGTGCGTCGATTTCGGGTGTTCAGCGTCAGTTCCGTATCGGTTACAACCGTGCGGCGCGCATTGTTGAGCAAATGGAAGCGCAGGGCATTGTCAGTACTCCGGGTCATAACGGTAACCGCGAAGTGTTGGCACCACCGTCACACGAGTAA
- the lrp gene encoding leucine-responsive transcriptional regulator Lrp has protein sequence MVDNKKRPGKDLDRIDRNILNELQKDGRISNVELSKRVGLSPTPCLERVRRLERQGFINGYTALLNPHYLDASLLVFVEITLNRGAPDVFEQFNAAVQKLEDIQECHLVSGDFDYLLKTRVPDMSAYRKLLGETLLRLPGVNDTRTYVVMEEVKQTNRLVIKTR, from the coding sequence ATGGTAGACAACAAAAAACGTCCGGGAAAAGATCTCGACCGTATTGACCGTAACATCCTCAACGAATTGCAAAAGGATGGCCGGATTTCAAACGTCGAGCTTTCCAAACGTGTGGGATTATCTCCAACTCCATGTCTGGAGCGCGTTCGTCGTCTTGAACGTCAGGGCTTCATCAATGGTTATACTGCATTGCTCAACCCGCATTATCTGGACGCATCGTTGCTGGTATTTGTTGAGATTACCCTCAATCGCGGCGCCCCGGATGTGTTTGAACAGTTCAATGCGGCAGTACAAAAACTCGAAGATATTCAGGAGTGTCATCTGGTTTCAGGGGACTTCGACTACCTGTTGAAAACCCGCGTACCTGATATGTCTGCTTACCGTAAGCTGTTAGGTGAGACTTTACTTCGTCTGCCAGGTGTTAACGACACCCGCACCTACGTGGTGATGGAAGAAGTGAAACAGACAAATCGCCTGGTCATTAAGACCCGGTAA
- the lolA gene encoding outer membrane lipoprotein chaperone LolA, translating to MKKLLMVGCLLTAFTSASVLADASSDLKSRLGKLNTFHASFTQTVTSDDGAAVQQGEGQLWVKRPNLFNWHMTTPDESILVSDGKTLWFYNPFVEQVTATWLKNATGNTPFMLITRNDSSDWAKYNVKQKGDDFELTPKAATGNLKQFAINVTPSGTIKSFTAVEQDGQKSAYTLKGEQNASVDDAKFKFTPPQGVTVDDQRQ from the coding sequence ATGAAAAAATTGTTAATGGTAGGGTGTTTACTGACCGCATTTACCTCTGCTTCCGTTTTAGCGGATGCCAGCAGTGATCTCAAATCTCGTCTGGGTAAGCTCAATACTTTCCATGCCAGCTTCACGCAGACGGTAACCAGCGATGATGGTGCAGCCGTTCAGCAGGGCGAAGGTCAGTTGTGGGTGAAACGTCCAAACCTGTTTAACTGGCATATGACTACGCCGGATGAGAGCATTTTAGTTTCCGACGGTAAAACCCTATGGTTCTATAACCCGTTCGTTGAACAAGTCACGGCAACCTGGCTTAAAAATGCCACCGGCAACACGCCGTTCATGCTGATCACGCGTAATGATAGCAGTGACTGGGCAAAATATAACGTGAAACAGAAAGGCGATGACTTTGAATTAACGCCGAAAGCTGCGACCGGTAATCTGAAACAATTTGCGATCAATGTGACCCCTTCAGGCACTATCAAAAGCTTCACTGCCGTTGAACAGGACGGGCAGAAAAGTGCTTATACCCTGAAAGGTGAGCAAAATGCGTCTGTTGATGATGCCAAGTTTAAATTTACTCCGCCGCAGGGTGTGACGGTGGACGACCAGCGTCAGTGA
- the cydC gene encoding heme ABC transporter ATP-binding protein/permease CydC, translating to MKTLLPYLALYRRHGFRLSLGVILAIVTLLASIGLLTLSGWFLAASAVAGVAGLYSFNYMLPAAGVRGAAIFRTAGRYAERLVSHDATFRVLAHLRVFTFTKILPLSPGGIAHFRQADLLNRLVADVDTLDHLYLRVISPLVSALVVIILVTFGLSFLDVKLALTLGAIMLVLMLLLPVIFYRAGKPAGRELTALRSNYRMQLTSWLQGQSELVVFGAQSRFRQQLNDIEQRWMLRQQQQAKLTGLSQAMVIAAAGLTVTLMLWLAAGGINQFPQPGALIALFVFTPLAAFEALGPVAAAFQHLGQVIASAQRVSQIIDQPADVTFPSQGPLAGERVSLSLKNVNFTYPGQPLPVLKNINLDVRAGEHIALLGQTGCGKSTLLQLLTRAWDISNGALEINGHPVADYDEATLRKMITVVSQRAHVFNTTLRENLRMASPQSTDEQIADALKQVDLHVLLENEGLNAWLGEGGRQLSGGEQRRIGLARALLHDAPLWLLDEPTEGLDAETEQHILALLHKHCQNKTLLLVTHRLHGLEALDRICVMEEGQIVEQGDHQTLAAAQSRYARFLARA from the coding sequence ATGAAAACCCTTCTGCCTTATCTTGCTCTGTACCGCCGCCACGGGTTCCGTCTGTCACTGGGTGTTATTCTGGCCATCGTCACCTTACTGGCGAGCATCGGTCTGCTGACGCTCTCTGGCTGGTTCCTGGCAGCCTCGGCAGTGGCCGGTGTCGCCGGTTTATACAGCTTCAACTATATGCTGCCCGCAGCCGGTGTGCGCGGTGCTGCGATATTTCGTACCGCAGGCCGCTATGCTGAACGTCTGGTCAGCCACGACGCGACCTTCCGTGTGCTGGCGCATTTGCGGGTGTTTACATTCACAAAAATTCTGCCGCTGTCACCGGGGGGAATTGCACATTTCCGTCAGGCTGACCTGCTTAACCGCCTGGTCGCCGATGTCGATACGCTCGATCACTTATATCTGCGGGTCATTTCTCCGCTGGTGAGTGCGCTGGTGGTGATCATTCTGGTGACCTTCGGCCTGAGCTTCCTCGACGTGAAACTGGCGCTGACGCTGGGCGCGATTATGCTGGTGCTGATGCTGCTCCTGCCGGTGATTTTCTACCGCGCGGGAAAACCTGCCGGACGTGAACTGACGGCGCTGCGCAGTAACTACCGGATGCAACTGACATCGTGGTTACAGGGGCAGTCTGAACTGGTGGTTTTCGGCGCTCAGTCGCGGTTCCGCCAGCAACTCAATGATATCGAACAGCGTTGGATGTTGCGCCAGCAGCAGCAGGCAAAACTCACGGGCCTGTCTCAGGCAATGGTGATCGCGGCGGCCGGTCTGACCGTCACACTGATGCTATGGCTGGCTGCCGGTGGTATCAACCAGTTCCCGCAACCGGGCGCACTGATCGCACTGTTTGTCTTCACCCCGCTGGCGGCATTCGAAGCGCTGGGACCTGTAGCCGCCGCATTCCAGCATCTCGGGCAGGTTATCGCCTCAGCTCAGCGCGTCAGCCAGATCATCGACCAGCCCGCAGATGTGACCTTCCCGTCTCAGGGCCCGCTGGCCGGTGAACGGGTTAGTCTGTCGCTGAAAAATGTGAATTTCACCTATCCGGGGCAACCGTTGCCGGTGCTGAAAAATATCAATCTGGATGTCCGTGCCGGTGAGCACATCGCCCTGCTTGGTCAGACCGGTTGTGGCAAATCCACCCTGCTGCAACTGCTGACTCGCGCCTGGGATATCAGCAACGGTGCGTTGGAAATCAACGGTCATCCGGTTGCTGATTATGATGAAGCGACACTGCGCAAAATGATCACCGTCGTCAGCCAGCGTGCGCACGTCTTTAACACCACGCTGCGCGAAAACCTGCGCATGGCATCGCCGCAGAGCACCGACGAACAAATCGCCGATGCTCTGAAACAAGTTGATTTACATGTCCTGCTGGAAAACGAAGGCCTGAATGCCTGGCTCGGTGAAGGCGGACGTCAGCTTTCCGGCGGCGAACAGCGTCGTATCGGGCTGGCGCGAGCTTTGTTACATGACGCGCCACTGTGGTTGCTGGATGAACCCACGGAAGGGCTGGATGCAGAAACGGAACAACACATTTTGGCACTGCTGCACAAGCATTGTCAGAATAAGACGCTACTCTTAGTGACGCACCGTTTGCACGGTCTAGAAGCCCTCGACAGGATATGTGTTATGGAAGAGGGGCAGATTGTGGAACAAGGCGATCACCAGACGTTAGCCGCGGCACAAAGTCGTTATGCAAGGTTCCTTGCCCGCGCCTGA
- the aat gene encoding leucyl/phenylalanyl-tRNA--protein transferase: MRLVKLEANSLNFPEPETALQEPNGLLAIGGDLTAPRLLSAYQHGIFPWFEPGEMILWWSPDPRAILVPGERHASRSLKRFMRKMPFRFTLNQQFEQVIHACAMQREDGTWIGPLVQRGYQELHEAGRAHSVEVWEGEELVGGLYGVSVGGLFCGESMFSRRENASKCALMLFCQHFSRNGGELIDCQVLNPHTASLGAREIPRRQFLQQLSALSQRALAPDCWLPQDLSPHDEDLPVFPKDRE, from the coding sequence ATGCGGTTAGTTAAGCTTGAGGCCAATTCATTGAATTTCCCGGAACCTGAAACCGCATTGCAGGAGCCGAATGGCCTGCTGGCTATCGGGGGCGATCTTACCGCTCCCCGCCTGCTTTCCGCGTACCAGCATGGCATTTTCCCCTGGTTCGAGCCGGGGGAAATGATCCTCTGGTGGTCACCTGACCCCCGCGCAATTTTGGTCCCGGGAGAACGCCACGCCAGCCGCAGTCTGAAACGTTTTATGCGCAAGATGCCGTTTCGTTTCACCCTCAACCAGCAATTTGAGCAGGTGATCCATGCGTGCGCCATGCAGCGTGAAGATGGCACCTGGATCGGGCCGCTGGTGCAGCGTGGTTATCAGGAATTGCATGAAGCCGGACGCGCGCACTCGGTTGAAGTCTGGGAAGGTGAAGAACTGGTTGGCGGTTTGTACGGCGTTTCTGTCGGCGGATTATTTTGCGGTGAGTCGATGTTCAGCCGGCGGGAGAATGCCTCTAAGTGCGCGCTTATGCTTTTTTGCCAACATTTTTCCCGCAATGGAGGAGAACTGATTGACTGTCAGGTGCTCAACCCTCACACTGCGTCGCTGGGTGCGAGAGAGATCCCCCGCCGCCAATTTTTGCAGCAGTTATCCGCACTTTCGCAACGCGCGTTAGCACCGGATTGCTGGTTGCCACAAGACTTATCCCCACATGATGAAGACCTGCCGGTGTTCCCGAAGGATAGGGAATAG
- the cydD gene encoding heme ABC transporter permease/ATP-binding protein CydD, which produces MNKTRQQELIRWLKQQSSRAKGWIRLSMMLGLLSGLLILAQAWLMAGLLHSLIIDHTPRDALLQSFLLMALTFVLRAVVTWLREQVGFICGRVIRQEMRKLVLDRLEKLGPAWIQGKPAGSWASIILEQIEDMQDYYSRYLPQIALAGIIPLLILVSIFPINWAAGLILLVTAPLIPLFMALVGMGAADANRRNFVELARLSGNFLDSLRGLDTLRLFHRGTAEIDQIKRSTENFRARTMDVLRLAFLSSAVLEFFASISIAVVAVYFGFSYLGELNFGSYGTPVTLFAGFLVLILAPEFFQPLRDLGAFYHAKAQAIGAAESLVTFLSAESADMGDGEQPWPAGQTVALAARDVIIQSPQGKTLAGPLTFSIQTGQRIAIVGLSGAGKSSLLNALLGFLPYQGSLTASGIELKSLRSDEWRKQLSWVGQNPYLPELTLRANILLNQPEVSDEQLQSAIERAYVNEFLPLLPLGLETELGDSAARLSIGQAQRVAVARALLSPCSLLLLDEPTASLDAHSEKRVMSALSEASKAQTSLLVTHQLEDTRDYDEIWVMEKGLIAERGTFAQLVTQNGLFASLLSRRNKEL; this is translated from the coding sequence ATGAATAAAACACGACAACAAGAACTTATCCGCTGGTTAAAACAACAAAGCTCACGCGCCAAAGGCTGGATCCGTCTGTCTATGATGCTGGGTTTACTTTCCGGTTTGCTGATCCTCGCGCAAGCCTGGCTGATGGCCGGATTACTGCACAGCCTGATCATTGACCACACACCGCGTGATGCCCTGCTGCAAAGTTTCCTGTTAATGGCGCTGACGTTTGTTCTGCGCGCTGTGGTCACCTGGCTGCGTGAACAGGTGGGCTTTATTTGCGGACGTGTTATCCGTCAGGAAATGCGCAAGCTGGTGCTGGATCGTCTCGAGAAGCTGGGACCTGCCTGGATCCAGGGAAAACCGGCTGGCAGTTGGGCCAGCATTATTCTTGAACAAATCGAAGATATGCAGGATTACTATTCCCGTTATCTGCCGCAGATCGCTCTCGCAGGTATTATTCCCCTCCTCATTCTGGTCAGTATTTTCCCGATTAACTGGGCCGCCGGGCTTATTTTGCTGGTGACAGCGCCGCTGATCCCGCTGTTTATGGCACTGGTCGGTATGGGGGCCGCTGATGCGAACCGTCGTAACTTTGTCGAGCTGGCGCGTCTGAGTGGGAATTTTCTCGACAGCCTGCGCGGTCTTGATACGCTTCGTCTTTTCCATCGCGGCACAGCGGAAATCGACCAGATTAAGCGTTCAACTGAAAACTTCCGCGCCCGCACGATGGACGTTCTGCGTCTGGCCTTTTTATCTTCCGCTGTACTCGAATTCTTCGCCTCTATTTCTATCGCCGTTGTCGCGGTTTACTTCGGCTTCTCCTATCTCGGTGAACTCAATTTTGGCAGTTACGGCACGCCTGTGACCTTGTTCGCTGGCTTTCTGGTACTGATACTTGCCCCTGAGTTTTTCCAGCCTCTGCGTGATCTGGGCGCGTTTTACCACGCCAAAGCGCAAGCCATCGGCGCAGCAGAAAGTTTAGTCACGTTTCTGAGCGCAGAAAGTGCCGATATGGGTGACGGCGAGCAACCCTGGCCAGCCGGGCAGACAGTGGCACTGGCAGCCCGCGACGTCATTATTCAGTCACCGCAAGGCAAAACGCTGGCCGGTCCGTTAACGTTTAGCATTCAGACCGGACAACGTATCGCGATTGTCGGCCTGAGCGGCGCGGGGAAAAGCTCCCTGCTCAACGCCCTGCTGGGCTTCCTGCCTTACCAGGGTTCCCTTACTGCCAGCGGTATTGAACTGAAATCATTGCGTAGTGACGAATGGCGTAAACAGCTGAGCTGGGTGGGCCAGAACCCGTATCTGCCCGAACTTACCCTGCGCGCCAACATTCTGCTTAATCAGCCGGAGGTCAGTGACGAACAGCTTCAGTCCGCCATTGAACGTGCGTATGTGAATGAATTTCTACCCTTGTTACCGCTGGGGCTGGAAACTGAACTGGGTGACAGTGCTGCGCGGTTATCTATCGGACAGGCGCAACGCGTCGCCGTTGCCCGCGCCCTGCTCTCACCATGCAGTTTGTTACTGCTCGATGAGCCGACCGCCAGCCTGGATGCGCACAGCGAAAAACGTGTGATGAGCGCGCTGAGCGAAGCCTCTAAAGCACAGACTTCACTGCTTGTAACGCATCAACTGGAAGATACCCGTGACTATGACGAAATCTGGGTGATGGAGAAAGGCCTGATCGCTGAGCGTGGCACCTTCGCGCAACTGGTGACTCAGAACGGTTTATTCGCCAGTCTGCTTTCCCGGCGGAATAAGGAGCTTTAA
- the trxB gene encoding thioredoxin-disulfide reductase, producing the protein MSTVKHSKLLILGSGPAGYTAAVYAARANLNPVLITGVEKGGQLTTTTEVENWPGDPEGLTGPGLMERMHEHATKFNTEIIFDHINKVDLQNRPFRLTGDSGEYTCDALIIATGASARYIGLPSEEAFKGRGVSACATCDGFFYRNQKVAVVGGGNTAVEEALYLANIASEVHLIHRRDNFRAEKILVDRLNDKVASGNIVLHTHKTLNEVVGDQMGVTGASLLDVRTDEKSQVDVAGVFIAIGHSPNTGIFEGQLELKDGYIKVQSGSHGNATQTSIPGVFAAGDVMDHIYRQAITSAGTGCMAALDAERYLDGLSQAPDL; encoded by the coding sequence ATGAGTACGGTTAAACACAGTAAGTTATTGATCTTGGGTTCCGGTCCGGCGGGTTATACCGCAGCGGTTTATGCTGCGCGTGCAAACCTCAATCCGGTATTAATTACCGGTGTGGAAAAAGGCGGTCAGCTGACCACCACTACCGAAGTGGAAAACTGGCCAGGCGATCCGGAGGGTCTGACCGGTCCGGGCTTAATGGAACGTATGCATGAGCATGCCACCAAATTTAATACTGAGATCATTTTCGACCACATCAACAAAGTCGATTTGCAGAACCGTCCGTTCCGCCTGACTGGTGACAGCGGTGAATACACCTGTGACGCGCTGATCATCGCAACCGGCGCTTCAGCACGTTATATCGGTCTGCCTTCTGAAGAAGCTTTTAAAGGTCGCGGCGTGTCAGCCTGCGCAACCTGTGATGGCTTCTTCTATCGCAACCAGAAAGTCGCGGTTGTCGGCGGTGGCAACACCGCTGTTGAAGAAGCTCTTTATCTGGCCAATATTGCCTCTGAAGTGCATCTGATTCACCGTCGTGACAACTTCCGAGCGGAAAAAATTCTGGTGGATCGTCTGAACGACAAAGTGGCCAGCGGCAATATCGTTCTGCATACCCATAAGACCCTGAATGAAGTGGTCGGCGATCAGATGGGTGTGACAGGCGCGAGCCTGCTCGACGTGCGCACTGATGAGAAATCGCAAGTGGATGTGGCGGGCGTGTTCATTGCTATCGGTCACAGCCCGAATACCGGCATTTTTGAAGGCCAGCTGGAACTGAAAGATGGCTACATCAAAGTGCAGTCCGGCTCTCATGGCAACGCCACCCAGACCAGTATTCCGGGCGTCTTCGCAGCGGGCGATGTTATGGATCATATCTACCGTCAGGCGATCACTTCTGCCGGAACCGGTTGTATGGCCGCACTGGATGCAGAACGCTATCTGGACGGTTTATCTCAAGCCCCGGATTTATAA